From Methanocella paludicola SANAE, a single genomic window includes:
- a CDS encoding metal ABC transporter substrate-binding protein, translating into MLTNRSYYIILIAILAIFLLAPSCAAQDTGKIKVVCTTSVLMDPVTYIGGDRVEAISIADPAMCPHLQTDIIPNRIQLNKDFIAKADMFVAYNDSNDKQYNMPAVNNFMNANGYGNVTWKTISNPSRGWNTPTNAKLLAAEVKGWLVEKDPANTSYYEQRYNDYVKLFDAVEPTAAEKAQLNRTKVIVMLWQQDPAKNWLGMDVVNFFAPEFAMNGTKTPAKLVDDINANPDKYKGVEYIIENMQSTELAKGVEEAMHDKGINVKRVIFTNFPGSVPNTATMADVLEYNKQLVLQAKPAPTATTAATATPAASPLGVEVIAAGVLIGIALAVFARKK; encoded by the coding sequence ATGCTTACCAATCGGTCATACTACATAATATTGATAGCCATTCTTGCGATCTTTTTATTGGCGCCCTCGTGCGCAGCGCAGGATACGGGGAAGATTAAAGTCGTCTGTACGACGAGCGTCCTCATGGACCCGGTGACGTACATCGGGGGTGACCGGGTCGAAGCCATATCGATCGCCGACCCGGCGATGTGCCCCCATCTACAGACCGACATCATCCCGAACAGGATTCAGCTCAACAAGGATTTCATCGCGAAGGCGGACATGTTCGTCGCGTATAACGACAGCAACGATAAGCAGTATAACATGCCCGCGGTCAACAATTTTATGAACGCTAACGGCTACGGCAACGTAACGTGGAAGACGATTTCGAACCCGTCGAGGGGCTGGAACACGCCGACAAACGCTAAGCTTCTGGCCGCAGAAGTGAAGGGCTGGCTCGTGGAGAAGGACCCGGCCAACACGTCATATTATGAGCAGCGCTATAACGATTACGTGAAGCTCTTCGACGCGGTCGAGCCCACGGCGGCAGAGAAGGCCCAGCTCAACAGGACGAAAGTCATCGTCATGCTGTGGCAGCAAGACCCCGCCAAGAACTGGCTCGGCATGGACGTCGTGAACTTCTTTGCGCCCGAGTTCGCAATGAATGGCACGAAGACGCCCGCCAAGCTCGTCGACGACATCAACGCCAACCCGGACAAGTACAAGGGCGTCGAGTACATCATCGAGAACATGCAGTCGACGGAGCTGGCCAAAGGCGTCGAGGAAGCGATGCACGACAAGGGCATCAACGTAAAGCGCGTGATCTTCACGAACTTCCCGGGCTCAGTCCCGAATACGGCCACGATGGCGGATGTGCTCGAGTATAATAAGCAGCTCGTCCTCCAGGCCAAGCCTGCGCCGACTGCCACCACGGCCGCGACGGCGACTCCCGCGGCGTCGCCCCTCGGAGTAGAGGTCATTGCCGCAGGAGTGCTCATCGGCATTGCGCTGGCGGTATTCGCCAGGAAGAAATAG
- a CDS encoding metal ABC transporter permease, producing MLEPLIPNNVVCHAVEAMVFASVACSILGVIISRMNLSSMGFTMSHAAFAGAALGMFIEVSSQLAAIVVSVIVAALIGPVSDKAKMAADATLGVLFAMSMAVAIFLISYMQYMGKGLSASALLFGDVISLFREEIYALAAISALTVIFVLVFYKEIAAIMFNMKIAEASGIRVKVVYYILLFIIALSVALSLNIVGGLLIFVWLVTPAAIASQFCFNVKSMFVVAPLVSLIVSIAGVWAGFEFTLPIAPLVALLLTGVFAISVVLSFKRRVSTRMH from the coding sequence CAATGGTCTTCGCGTCCGTGGCCTGCAGCATCCTCGGCGTCATCATATCCCGCATGAACCTGTCGTCCATGGGCTTTACCATGTCCCACGCGGCGTTCGCGGGGGCGGCGCTGGGCATGTTCATCGAGGTGAGCTCACAGCTCGCGGCCATCGTGGTCAGCGTCATCGTGGCCGCCCTCATCGGCCCCGTGAGCGATAAGGCGAAGATGGCCGCCGATGCGACGCTCGGCGTGCTCTTCGCCATGTCCATGGCGGTCGCCATCTTCCTGATATCGTACATGCAGTATATGGGCAAGGGGCTGTCCGCCAGCGCCCTGCTTTTCGGGGACGTCATCTCGCTCTTCAGGGAGGAGATCTATGCCCTCGCGGCGATCTCGGCGCTCACGGTCATCTTCGTCCTGGTCTTTTATAAAGAGATCGCGGCCATCATGTTTAACATGAAGATCGCGGAGGCCTCGGGCATTCGCGTGAAGGTCGTCTATTACATCCTGCTCTTCATCATCGCCCTCTCCGTAGCGCTGAGCCTGAACATCGTGGGCGGGCTGCTCATATTCGTCTGGCTCGTGACGCCCGCGGCCATCGCCAGCCAGTTCTGCTTTAACGTAAAGAGCATGTTCGTGGTGGCGCCGCTGGTATCGCTCATCGTCAGCATTGCCGGCGTCTGGGCCGGCTTCGAGTTCACGCTGCCGATCGCCCCCCTCGTCGCCCTGCTGCTGACGGGCGTCTTTGCGATATCGGTCGTGCTGTCCTTCAAAAGAAGGGTGTCAACTCGCATGCATTAG